The Eschrichtius robustus isolate mEscRob2 chromosome 5, mEscRob2.pri, whole genome shotgun sequence DNA window GGTGATTTCTTTTAAAGCTGAAGCCAATAGTTAAGAAACCCACCACTCCACAGATTCCTAGTTCTTTTGATGGAATCAGATTGGAGCTGCTTGTTACTAAACTAAAAGGGCTACATAAACAAGTCCTTTGCCCTCTGGATAATCTGTGGGACCCTGCAGGGGGAAACAAAGCCATCTTCCTTAAATCTCTGTAGCATTTTGCTTTATTCGGCCTTGTACCCCTTAGcagtctgcctgtctgtctctgcTACAagactctctctgtgtctctgcctctatctatgtatgtatctattcacatatatatacatatatacgtccACAGGTTCAGCTTTGGAACCACTCTCTCACGCAGGTGGCCGTCCATGGTTTTGCAGACAGTAAGACTCAGTAAATGTCTCTGTATGGATGTGACACCCCTTCTCCCTTTGCTCTAGGCCCCATGTCCAAGCAAGAAAGTGCTGAATCTGGATCATTCTACCACTGTTTCTCAGACCCACCTGCCATGGTCCTGCTTCAGGGCCTCAACCCCCAAGCCCCCTAATCCCTACCTGTCCCTTTTGGCTCCCTGCATAAGCTGTCCCCACGCCACCACCACCCCTGAAACCTTGGTCAACAGATTCCTAGGGCCCAGAATAGAATTCAGACTCCTCAGCCTTGCCCTCGGAACTCCCTGCGGTGGACTCCAGCTCACTCCTCCTCTCTAGCCCTTCTGCTtgacccctccctctgcccctttccCTGCTGTCGTTCTGGATCACTTAACCCTCCCAAAACACACCTGGTATTTTTCCATATTGCTTTGTTTACACCGGACTCTACTCCCAATCTGCTTCCTACTACTGTTTATTGCGTGCTTAGCAAATGCCAAGTTCAGGGCTTCAGTCTCTCCAGGCGATATGGAGTCAGCAGTTTGTCATGGTGAAATGGTGCACCCTTTTGGATCTACTACCCTTCATGATGAAATGTTGAGAGTTCATTGGTTAATCATTTCCTCTTAGAACTAAGTGACCTTTATTGGTGTTGCCTCACCATTTATGAAAGCAAAGAATATAGAGTCAGGGAGAGAATAAGGAGGAGGTGGAAAGAAGTcagatgtcaaaaagaaaatcaTGGTTATGATACAGCAGTTTTAGCAGAAGTAATCATTGAACCCCAAGTTTACCCACAGCACTATAAACATGGCCAAACAAGCTTTAATCATTTTGATATACTAGACGAGATGTTCACAAACTATGGGCCACAGCCCCCTCGGGATCCCCAAGACTTCATCAGAGAATTTCCCAAAGTTAAAACTATTTCCATGATAATGATATTTGACTTTCGTGTACAGTGGAATTTCCCAGCGGCTACATGACACGTGATATAGCAATACATTAAATGTAGGAGCAGATATAAAAACCTAGCTGTCTGTTAAGCCAGagagatgaaaaaaatgtaaaatgaaaccaCTCTTCATTAAATTTCTTTGGCttgaaaaatagttatttttccataaaaatatgatttatgtTAGCATGTAATGGGTTTATCGTTATTAAATTGACTAACTTtggctgttttaatttttaatggagtAAGTGCTgatagatataacccacataaaaTCAAAAGGGTCCTGAAGCCAAAAAGTTGGAGAAATGCTGTCCTAGACAAATGATACAACTGTCCTTCAGCCCAGGGTCGGACTAAACTCACTCCTGTTGCACTACCCCTACCTCAGGCCGAGGGGAACCCTGACGTAAACCCTATTTTAAGAAAAGCATTTCCTAAGGCATTCAGAGCCACTGCCCCTATttggagaccacaggtcagctgAGGGCCGGGTGGGCGGAGCGAATGAGTGGGCGGGGCCTCCACGCCTGCGTGAAACACGTCACAGAGCGCCTCGTGGGGAGAGCATTCTGGGATGCGGCCTCGGCCAATGAGACGCGGGCCTCGTCACAAGGGGCAGGCCCTCCGGGCAGCCTGGCCTGGTGGGCACTCTGGCCTGTGCCCCGAGGCTGACGGCCGCGCCGCTCGCCCTCTCCCTGGCCTGCGGGCCGTGCCGAGCCGTCCAGCATGGTGGACTACTACGAGGTGCTGGGCGTGCCCCGCCAGGCGTCGATCGAGGCCATCAAGAAGGCGTACCGCAAGCTGGCGCTCAAGTGGCACCCGGACAAAAACCCTGAGAACAAGGAGGAGGCGGAGAGGAGATTCAAACAAGTGGCCCAGGCCTACGAGGTGTTGTCAGACGCCAAGAAGAGGGACGTCTACGACCGATACGGCGAGGCGGGAGTGGAGGGCGGCGGTGGCGGCAGGCCCTTCGAGGACCCCTTCGAGTGCGTCTTCACCTTCCGCGACCCGGCCGATGTCTTCAGGGAGTTCTTCGGCGGCCGGGACCCGTTTTCATGTGACTTCTTCGGAGACCCGCTTGAGAACATTTTGGGCGGTCGGAGGAGCTCCCGCGGAAGCAGAAGCAGAGGGTTCGCACCGATTTTCTCCACCTTCAGTGAATTTCCAGCATTCGGAGgtggtttttcttcctttgataCAGGATTTACTTCCTTTGGTTCCCTGGGGAATGGGggcctttcttccttctccatgTCTTGTAGTGGTGGGACGGGCAACTTCAAATCCATGTCGACTTCCACCGAAATCATTAATGGCAAGAAGATCACCACCAAGAGAATCATTGAGAATGGCCAAGAAAGGATAGAGGTGGAAGAAGACGGAGAGTTAAAGTCCATGACAATAAATGGCAAAGAGCAGTTGCTACGCCTTGACACCAAGTGATTCCGGTCCACATTTAATTCAGAGCACATTTTGAGGAagagtaggatttttttttttttttttttttttgaagattgcaAGCGAACTCTACTTTCAAAACGGCTGTACTCAAGAATTTAGAAACAGATCAAGGCAATGCctatttgttgttgttgggaCCACAGAATGggacctctgtttttctttaaaactgtGGTAAATATCTGTATGCTCTTTGCTATTTATTAAACATCCCAAGGCTGATAGTGATTATTTCATGGTACTAAGACAAAATGTTCACCACCGCACTTTGAAccttgcctttccattttgtttgAAGTGTGAGCCAAGTAGCTCGCTCTGAAGTTAACATTGCGAAGGTAAATACGTTTACTTCAATTTTTTAGCACAAAGTAGTAAGAGGtatgaatatattaataatacTCCTGGCTTACAGATGGTTTTTAGTTCTATATAATGCTGGTGACATAGTAAGAGTTGACTGCTTAAATATAGCGGTAAACctaggctttttaaaaacaggtaaaCCTGGCATAGGttgatgtattagtttcctatggctgctgtaacaaattaccacaaacttggtggcttgaaACGGTGTCTGTTTATTCTCTTAGAGATCTGGAGGTCGGAAGTCTGAAATTGGTTTCATTGGATTGAAGTCGGTGTTAGCAGGGAGCGTGTTCCCTCCAAAGGCTTGGGCAAAATACTTAAGTAAATTCCTCATGGTTACCGTTAGTTAATAGGATCCTTAAGACACTATTCAGATAACTTGACttaaacagtaatttaaaaaaaaaaaaacagtggtggTGACGACTCAAAAACTTTATTCAATTGCTAGCTGTACCCAAACTGGTTCTACAACTATGAATGCTGGAAATGTAAAAATGcatttccaggggcttccctggtggcgcagtggttgagaatctgcctgctaatgcaggggacacaggttcgagccctggtctgggaagatcccacatgccgtggagcaactgggcccgtgagccacaactactgagcctgcgcgtctggagcctgtgctccgcaacaagagaggccacgatagtgagaggcccgcgcaccgcgatgaagagtggcccccacttgccacaactagagaaagccttcgcagagaaacgaagacccaacacagccaaaagtaaaacaataaaaaaaaaaaaaagcatttccatAAGGCTACACAAAACTATCCCTTTGCCATGTGCATGATGTATCTCATTTCAAATTAGATTGACAAAAGCCGCAAAGATTTGAATAGTGGAAAGTTTGGAATATTGTTTGAgtgatgaaacacacacacatctgagAGGATAGCTTTCTGTTGGCACAATTTATGCCCCCAAAGGGGGCATGGTTGCCTTAGGATAGTCCACTGCAAAATGTTCCATCCTCCTTGGTCCTCTCCCAAGGAAAGGTTTGCGTGAGGCATGAGAGCAAAAAGACAACTGAACTGGACAGACTGAAAATGCAGCATGTTCTTAGTTCTTTACGGAAAAGTCATGTGACCTGAGCACATTGTTAACAAACTTAGAATATATGAGATTGAGTTTAGATACCCTTTGGTCCTTTAAAGTCCAATCCCCATGGAATGACATGCAAAAAATACACAGCAGGGACACAGGATTCAGCCACCACTCTCCTACAGGGACACGCGGAGTCTATTAAAACCATGTCAAATAAACAGTCACTGAAGTACCTCGGCAGTGCTGCTTATATACTCTGTTCAAGCAGGAACAGAATAAAACAGACTACTTGGGCTTTTCAAAAATGAGTTCATTTGCTTGCCAGGCAAGGGAACACACTGTTGAAGACATTCATGGTTGTTGAGGGAGCTGGAAGGGATGGGGAGCAGGGACAGAAGGGATGTTAGGAGTTTTGAAGTGATAGGAAGGAAGGTGCACAGTTTCATGGTGCTTATGCTAATTAAGGGTAGAAAACTACCGTTCTGGATAGAGCAAAATAAGTGCATTCGTATACAAATAGTTAAAATAAGTCCCCGTTGTTCAGTGGTCAGGTAAGTCTTCAGTTGAATCCAGTAAGAGTCTGGCACACCAAGATGACACAGAGGTCTTAGATCTTCAACCGCTCTGGGTAATTAGAATAGTTGAGGGCAAGGACAGCGTTCAGTTTTGATATATCCTGGATTAGTACTGCTAAGTGGAAAGTTTcccttttacagaaatagaaaacatttaaggaattttcagggaattccctggtggtctaatggttaggcactttcactgccatggccctggttcaatccctggtcaggaaattaAGATCCCTGCAAGCtgcgaggtgtggccaaaaaaaaaagaattttcaaaactgaaaatctttttttttaaattaatttatttatttttggctgcattgggtctttgttgctgcgcgcgggctttctccagttgcggcgagcggaggctactcttcattgcggtgtgcgggcttcccattgcggtggcttctcttgttgtggagcacgggctctgggcgcacgggcttcagtagttgtggtacgcggactcagtagttgtggcttgcaggctctagagcgcaagctcagtagttgtggcacacgagcttagttgctccgtggcatgtgggatcttcccggaccagggctcgaacccgtgtcccctgcattggcaggcagattcccaaccactgcgccccagggaagcccaagtattCCTCTTTTATGGAAAGGCTTGAATGGGTTTCAGAGTGGaagaaaagcatttcctctggtGCAAAAGTGAACATCTCAAGTCCCCTGCGTTGGATTCCCTCCATGGAATCACTAGCACCACCCCACAGAACACACCAGGCAGGGAAAAGTGTGTTCCTGTGAGCTCCAAGAGACCTGGGGACCTGTCGTCATCTTAGCAGAATCCAGATAGACACTTCCCCGCTGGAGGGCCACACTTAACTAGTTCTAGTTCAGCTTATCTCACACAACAGAAAGTATTTGAAAGAAAGAATACTCTCTTCAAATAACCATTAAGGATCAGTCTTCTTTCCCCTGTGATTCCACTCTTCTGTCTCCAAACAGGGAGGGAGTCCCTCTTCATCTTGGGCAATCATTCACCCAAATGCTTACTTGTCCAGGAATTTCTAATTCCACTTTCTCAGTAAACACAGATTCATTTCCTCTTCTCCTACTCTCCTTTGAACTCTTTCTGTATAATTTCAACGACCACCAATGAGCATACGCAGCAATCTAATGTGACTACACTCTGGGAAAGAGTCAACAACCTCATTAATGAAATAGTCTATTCTCCATCTTTAGCCCATGCAGCTGAATTTTGGACTTATTAGTAACTTACAGAACTCTTTCCTCCTATTAATATGCAACTTGTAGAATACCTAATCAGAAATAAGCTTTGTTAAGGTGGAGCTCTCTAAGGAAAGctccttatttgtttttttgtttttgtttttgtttagtgGATGAGAATACTTAATGTAAAATCAGGGAGAATGCTTCATTTGAGGTATCTATATTTGGCAAAATAAAGAGGAACTCTTTACCTTGGAACTTTATGAAAAcaaaaccatttgttgaaaatgagTATATTCATATTATGGGAGGGGCAGTAACTAACTTGAAGGAAGCaaaagagtgaattttttttaatgcatactgAAAGCAGTAAAGATCATAATTGATAATGCAGAAAGTAAAATCAGTGTAGAAGTATGCTCTTCCAGAGATCATCTCCCAGAATGCATCAGAAAAATAGAGTAGATAGGATTGAAGAGCAACATGAGAGCAACAGAGCCTGGAAAGTAGAAATCTGTGGGTGACAGATGTTCCCCCAGAAGAGACCAGAACAAAATTTCAATAACTTAGAGGAAAACTTTCAAGTTTTCAATAAGATCTGGGTTTAACTTTAGGCTGATGGtgtgtggtaggcagaaaaatGGCCCTGCAGAGAAGTTCACATTCTAATCTCTGGAAGCTGTGAATATGTtgccttacatggcaaagggactttgtagatatgattaagttaagggtcTTGCCATAAGGAGATTACCATGGATTATCTGGGTAGTTTCAACCTAACCCCACAGGCCCTTATAAGTGAGAGGGAGGCAAGAATGTCAGAGATTTGGAGATGCTGTACTGCATTTAcatggaaatggaaaaataacagATAATTCCCAAATTAACAACAAATAATATTgtttataaaaaaaggaaaaaggaaacacaaaaagAATGAGCTTATACTAAATGGAAGGAATAAAGTAATTATATTGTGTGAATGAACAGAATTCTTACATCAAAAGAAATAGATTGGAtggagatttttttaatattttttaaatttttaagtgaacTTTTAAAGGTTTCAAGTTAAAAGAGATAGACTTCACATACATGGTCAAGTTACTTTTTTCAAGGGTTCAAAGAATATTCAATAGGGACAGTCGtttcaagaaatggtgctgggaaaactaaatatccaaATGTAAAAAATGAGTTTGGACTCTTACTAATgtcatataaaaaattaactcaaaaaaaaaaaaattaactcaaaatggatcaaggatctaaaactataaaactcttagaagaagacATAGGACAAAACTTCACAATATTGAATTTGGAGAAGATTCCTTGAAAATTACACCAAAggcataattaattaaaaataacaaattgctgatagttttggttttctttttgcgggggagggggggggcatgccacacagcatgagggaacttagttccccgaccagggatcaaccccgtgcaccctgcagtggaaacgcagagtcttaaccactggaccgccagggaagtccctaaaaaattaacaaattggacttcatgaaaCAATGTTAAATGTGTACATCAAAAGATatcacagagtaaaaaggcagaccatagaatgggagaaaatatttgcaaatcatatatttgataagggatgAATATCCACAATATATAGAGAAGTCCTAAAACTCAAGAACGACAAAAagacctgattcaaaaatgggcaaaggacttagacatttctcgaaagatgtgcaaatgaccaataagcacatgaaaagatgctcaacatcattaatcattagggaaatgcaaatcaaaactacaatgagatgtcacctcacacccattaggatggctatcatttaaaaaaatacaaaaaacaaagcaaaaaatacagaaaatatgcctggcagaggatgtggagaaattgaaacccttgtgtactgttagtgggaatgtaaaatggtgcagccactgtggaaaacagtatggcagctcctcaaaaaattaaaaatagaaataccagatgatccagcaattccacttctgggtatatacccaaaagaattgaaagcagcatCTCAAAGAGATAATTGTatgcccatgttcatagcagcattattcacaatagccagaaggtGAAAGCAAATTGTGTCCATTGGCAGTTGAATAGGTACACAAAATGTGgtctgtatatacaatggaatattattcagacgtaaaaaggaaggaaattctgacatatacgacaacatgaatgaacttatatgaggtacctagagtagtcagattcttagagacagagagtaaaatggtgattgccagggactAGGGAGTTGGGCAAATGGGGAGATGCTGTTTAAGGGacgtagagtttcagtttttcaagatgaAGAGCTCTGGTGTtttgttgcacaacaatgtgagtgtAATTAGCACTactttgcacaacaatgtgagtaTAATTAACACTACTAAACTATACcctaaaaaatggttaagatggtaaatcttATATTAGGGGTATTTGACCacacttaaacatttttaagaagcAAACTTTGTGAAGAAAACACAGCAGTCATAAACCTATGTGCACCAATCTAGCAGCTATATGTTTAaagtaaaaactattaaaattccAGATGTAAATTCACCAAAATTcagttaaatgagaaaataatttcagatttgggcacagcaagttttttttttttaataaaaaattgaaaatatacatttttagttTTATCTATGGAACATTTACAAACGTTGATCATATGCTGTCTGATatagtagccactagctacacatgactattgagcacttgaaatgtgtatAGCCCAAATTGATATGTGCTGTAAGTGTGAAATACataccagattttgaagacttagtatgaaattTAAACATGTGAACTATCTCATTAGTAACTTTATATTGAGGCCAAGTGGGCAAGATGTCAGATTGGGAAGAACTTGAGCTCACTTCCTGCCACAGGCACAGCAATATTACAATTTACAGAGCAAATATTGAAGAGaaagacctgaagactagcagaaaagatcttctacaactaaatatATGAAGAAGGAACCACAAGAAGATGTGTAGGAGAGGTGGAGACAAggtagagtcaagacccatacccttGGGCGGACGACCCACAAATGcgggataattacaattgcagaggttctccctaaGGACTGAAGGATATGAGCCTACattgggcttcccagcctgggggtcctgaaccaggaagaagagcTTCCAGAACAttgggctttgaaggccagtggggcttactttcCGGAGAGCCAGGGGGCTGTAGGATATAGAGACTCTACTCtcaaagggtgcacacaaaatctcacacagactaggacccagggcagaagcagtaatctGGAAAGAGCCTGGTTCAGACCTGCcttctgatcttggagagcctcccagagaggcaggaggcaacaggAGATCATCCTGGGGATATACACACTGGCAGCAGCTCTACTGGGGAGCTCCGTTCTACCACAGTAACACTGTGCTGGCAAGTGACATTTTGGAAtcttccctctagcttattagcattgggacccagccccacccaccagcctgtCAACACCAGTActaggatgcctcaggccaagtaGCTAGTTGAGTGGATACACAGGCCCATCCACTAGTAGGCCAGCTTCCTTAGGACCCcctgagctcacagccacctgGGACATGGCCCCATCCGCCAGAAGGCCCAGGATCtggccctgtccaccagagggcccaggacatGGACTCGCCTACCAGTGCATCAGCACTAGCCCAGGGACCCCCTGGGCCTCACCCCACCCTCCAGCAGGCTGATACCAGCTCCAGGACCCtcaggccctgcagccagagactccAGGATCTGGCTCCACCTACCAGTGGGCCAGCATTAGATATACACGTAGATATATATGgccccaacataggagaacctaaatataaaaagaaaatattaacagacatagaaaaagttGACAGTAAACAACAATATTAGGGTACTTTAAAACCCCACATACATCAATAGATGCATCATTCAgacaaaatcaataaggaaacactggccttaaacaacacattaggCCAGGTAGACTTAATAGATATagatagaacattccatccaaaagcaacagaatacacactcttttcaagtgcacatggaacattctacagggtAGATCACacattaggccacaaaacaagtctcagtaaatttaagaagactgaaatcatatcaagcacctttttcAACCATGATGCtatgaaaccagaaatcaactacaaggagaaaattgcaaaaaacacaaacacatgaaggctaaacaatgtgctactaaacaaccaatgggtcattgaagaaatcaaagaggaaataaaaaactacctggagacaaatgaaaatgaaaacataacaatCCGAAGTCTATGGGaaacagcaaaagtagttctaagagggaagtttagagcaatacaagtgtacctcaggaaacaagaaaaatctcaaataaacaacctaaccttacacctaaagtaactaaaaagaataaacaaaccccaaagttagtataaaaaaaataaagatcagagcagaaatttaaaagatcaatgaaactaagaactgattctttgaaaagataaacaaaactgataaaccttcagccagactcatcaagaaaaaagagagagggcccaaataaataaaatcagaaatgagaaagaggaagtcacaaaaaacaccacaaaatatataaaggatcataagagattattgtgaacaattatatgccaataaaatggacaacctggaagacatggacagattcctagaaatgtataatctcccaagactgaaccaggaagaaatagaaaatatgaacagaccaattaccaataatgaaattgaatcagtaataaaaagactcccaagaaactgaagtccaggaccagatggcttcacaggtgaattctaccaaacatttagagaagagttaacacctatccttttcaaactattccaaaaaataggagaggaaggaatgcttctgaactcatgctgtgaggccagcatcaccctcataccaaaactagaaaaagatatcacacacacacacacacacacacacacacacaaattacagaccaatgtcactggtgaacatagatgcaaaaatctcaacaaaatattagcaaaccgaactCAGTggtacattaaaaagatcatacaccacaatcaagtgggatttatccagggATGCATGGATTGTTCAATAgccgcaaatcagtcaatgtgatacaccacattaacaaactgaagattaaaagtcatatgatcatctcagtagatgtgggaaaatcttttgacaaaattcaacatccatttattaaaaaaaaaaaaaacaactccacaaagtgggtatagTGATAAAATACCTCAgactaataaaggccatatatgacaagcccacaactaacaccatactcagtggtgaaaagctgaaagcatttcctctaagatcaggaacaagactcttgccacttttaataaacataatgttataagtcctggccatggcaatcagacgagaaaaagaaataaaaggaatccaaattggaaagaaataagtaaaactgtcactctttacagatgacatgacactcactatacatagaaaatcctaaaggcacgatcaaaaactactagaactcatcagtgAACTGGGTAAAGTTGTGGGACACAAAACtattatacagaaatctgttgcatttctatacagtgaCAATGAACtatccaaaaaaagaaattaatgatacaaTTCTATTTTCaaccacatcaaaaagaatgaaatacctaggaataaatctaactaaggaggtaaaacatCTGTACtaggaaaactgtaagacactgatgaaagaaattgaaaatgacacAGATAGAAAGAtacactgtgctcatggattggaagaattaatattgttaaaatgaccatacaacccaaggcaaactacagattcaacacaataccTATTAAAAcaccaacagcatttttcacagaatgagaacaaataattctaaaatttgtatggaaacagaaaagaccctgaataaccaaaaaaaaaaaaaaaaaaaaatcttgagagaGAAGGACAGAACTGgagcagcaacaaggatggacctagagattatcatactaagtgaagttaagtcagacagagaaagacaataatcatgtgatatcacttatatgtggaacctaaaaaaatgatacaaatgaacttatttacaaaacagaaacagactcacagacacagaaaagaaacttatggttaccaaaggggaaggagagaggagggttaaattaggagcttgggattaacagatacacatcactatatataaaatagatacatagCAAGTTCTTACTGCATAaaacagggaactgtattcaataccttgtaataatctataatggaaaagaatctgaaaaagaatatatatctgaataactttgctgtacaacagaaattaacacaacattgtaaattaactatacttcaatttttaaaaagagcagaaCTGGAGGCGTCATGCTCCCTGGTTTCacactatactgcaaag harbors:
- the LOC137765042 gene encoding dnaJ homolog subfamily B member 3-like, giving the protein MVDYYEVLGVPRQASIEAIKKAYRKLALKWHPDKNPENKEEAERRFKQVAQAYEVLSDAKKRDVYDRYGEAGVEGGGGGRPFEDPFECVFTFRDPADVFREFFGGRDPFSCDFFGDPLENILGGRRSSRGSRSRGFAPIFSTFSEFPAFGGGFSSFDTGFTSFGSLGNGGLSSFSMSCSGGTGNFKSMSTSTEIINGKKITTKRIIENGQERIEVEEDGELKSMTINGKEQLLRLDTK